The window AACAGCACCATCCCGACCACGATGGCGCTGTCGGCCAGGTTGAAGACCGGCCAGAACTTGAAGTCCAGGAAGTCGGTGACGAAGCCGAAGCGCAGCCGGTCGAGCAGGTTCCCGAAGGCCCCGCCCAGCTGCAGGCCCAGGGCGATCTGAACCGGCCAGCGGGCGGTGGCAAGCTGTCGGGTGTAGAGCAACAGGAAGGCGATGACCACCACCGCCACGGCGACCAGGACGGAGCCCCACTCCCGGAACAGGCCGAAGGCGATCCCCGTGTTGGTCACATGGGTGAACGTGAAATAGCGGGCCAGGGCCGGGATGGGCGCCCACGATTCATACAGGGCCAGGTTCTCCCGGACCCAGGCCTTGCTTCCCTGATCGGCGGCGAAGGTCAGGATCGCCACCGCCCATAACAACCTGCGTCGCCCCATCCGCAATCCTCCTCCACGCGCTGCATGGTTCCACGCAAGCCCCGAACGTCCGCCTCAGGGATCGAAGCCGCCCTCGCCGGGCGCGGGCAGGGCCCCAATCCAGGGAAGCGTCCACGGATCTCGATGCGGATGCATGGATCCGATCTCCGAAGACCTTCGCACGCTCCCGCCCGCTCGTTCGCGCCCCTGTTCACGGACGGCCCCCGTCGCGCATCCCTCCCGCGTCCGGCTCACCGCTCCCGACGGGCCTGGCATTCCAGACAGAAGGCGGCGAAGGGGAGAGCCTTCAGCCGGGCGACCTCAATCGGCCGGCCGCACTCCTGGCAGATCCCATACGTGCCCTCCTCCATCCGTCGCAGGGCGGCTTCCACCTCGCGCAGGCGGGCCTCCAGGTGACGGCGCAGGGTTACCCGGGTCGCCTGATCCATCACATCGGTGGCATCATCGGCCATGTGATCATGGTAGCCGATGCCCTCCGGCGCCCGGGCATCCAGGCGCGCCAGCTCCTCCCGCAAGCGGCTCCGCTCCTCCTCCAGCGCTTGACGCAGGGACTCAAAAGGGATCGTCATCGGCCGCCCCTTTCTGCTCCACACAAGCCTGAGGATCAGACTTCTATGACGCTTCGAAGGAGTTCGCATCTTAGGAAATTGTAAAACAAAACGGTGGATATGGATGCGGGGGAGCGGACCGCCGGATCGCCCCCCGTTGGATCCGCGCACGGCCCTGCGAACCAGATAAGTCCGTGGGGAGGCGGTTCGGCTTCCCCCAGGAAGACGGCCGTGGCTTCTCCCTCCGGAGCGAAGGCGTTGATGTCAAAAAGATTTAACGATCCTTTTAAGAAACCGGGAAGGTCCCTTCACCCCGCTTTGAGGGGACGCCGGTAAGATGAGGGTGGAATCTCGGAGAAGGAGGCTGCATATGGAGACAGTGGTGCAGATCGATGAGCGGCTCCGGCAGCTCCGGGAGGAGCTCACCCGGATGGTGCGCAACGGGGAGGATGAGGAGGGGCTCCGCTTGCGACGCATGCTGGCGGAGCTGGAGCGTCTGGAGGCGCTGCGTCGGGAGCTGCGGGCGTGGCGCCAGGCGGCGTGATCGGTTCCGATCGCCGATGACCCGGGAGGGAAAGATGCGCCCCTCGGTGGCGGAGGAGTTCGCGGAGGGCCTGCC is drawn from Thermoflexus hugenholtzii and contains these coding sequences:
- the lspA gene encoding signal peptidase II — translated: MGRRRLLWAVAILTFAADQGSKAWVRENLALYESWAPIPALARYFTFTHVTNTGIAFGLFREWGSVLVAVAVVVIAFLLLYTRQLATARWPVQIALGLQLGGAFGNLLDRLRFGFVTDFLDFKFWPVFNLADSAIVVGMVLLLLFLEEDKARAPAASPPPEDPGQNP
- a CDS encoding TraR/DksA C4-type zinc finger protein, with product MTIPFESLRQALEEERSRLREELARLDARAPEGIGYHDHMADDATDVMDQATRVTLRRHLEARLREVEAALRRMEEGTYGICQECGRPIEVARLKALPFAAFCLECQARRER